One Calliopsis andreniformis isolate RMS-2024a chromosome 9, iyCalAndr_principal, whole genome shotgun sequence genomic window carries:
- the LOC143183755 gene encoding golgin subfamily A member 7, which produces MPLGNHAALTPLEDMSAGRGQAGGGPPPNCQKVFIQRDYSEGTMVKFQTQFPPELQSRLDRQSFEYTINQLNNYFAEAERASCSTYCEGCLACLTGYLIYICTETHYEKCLRKVAKFVCEQNDRVYKPRGLLLTDPMMRGLRLIEISVLDRPAS; this is translated from the exons ATGCCATTG GGCAATCATGCTGCCCTTACACCCCTGGAGGATATGTCAGCTGGTCGGGGTCAAGCAGGTGGGGGGCCTCCACCAAATTGTCAGAAAGTTTTTATACAACGTGATTACAGTGAGGGCACTATGGTTAAATTTCAAACACAGTTTCCTCCAGAGCTACAGAGTAGA CTGGACAGACAATCGTTCGAGTATACGATCAATCAGTTGAACAACTACTTCGCTGAGGCGGAACGAGCCAGTTGTTCTACATACTGCGAAGGCTGCCTGGCTTGTCTTACTGGTTACCTAATTTACATATGCACAGAGACTCATTACGAAAAGTGTTTAAGAAAAGTGGCAAAGTTTGTCTGTGAACAAAATGACAGAGTCTACAAGCCACGCGGGCTACTACTAACAGACCCAATGATGCGTGGTCTTAGGCTAATAGAAATTTCAGTACTGGACAGACCTGCGTCGTGA
- the LOC143183754 gene encoding cytoplasmic dynein 2 intermediate chain 2, with protein MYFECKHIMEYVGLSRNTSLLAFFNEKVSESFNSVFSSYLVLLYRRILRTQLLFNNMFTDRSLDAVSFDSQVSTAKSELSVNVQTTEIVYNQNPVQTIETRSVETQTIVEEKKKLDVDYNKLAQFLKKVTPGILEALDEAVGTNAFDDYDPQINENSLTSPQLLQKINSINEIESQMKVSDMSWSIGGGNLAISYGVSYHETWCDHLSKIQLHNQTKEGGFTDVPQKTLETNACVTALAYHPTEPSIIVAGLFNGDVLVWNLRDNVSVTPTTVCTHGDSVSQVYWKARTVNDVSLLVSSSKDGYIFIHKMVANFTIAKSYKRLKIAKEHNPVENSRPRSAGGTRERAVESGLCITTFDFSSRDPIFFIVGTLCGGIYKCSLDRIVPIEGDEGLMDPVIDEYEKHEGSITSVKCSPKRNIFVTAGTDKEMRIYDFEEHACLRSISFENTVVGLTWMAGYQDVLAAYGAGPTIRLYNIADGRPITNVKFEKTDRENTNCLRVNSKRDLVAIGDTQGIIEIWKIPRKLV; from the exons ATGTATTTTGAATGCAAACACATTATGGAGTACGTTGGATTATCAAGAAATACTTCCTTGCTCGCTTTTTTTAACGAAAAGGTTTCAGAGAGTTTTAATTCTGTGTTTTCCTCGTATCTAGTACTTTTG TATCGAAGAATTCTACGAACACAGTTATTATTTAACAATATGTTTACCGATCGGTCCCTTGATGCTGTGAGTTTTGACTCGCAAGTATCAACCGCAAA ATCTGAATTATCAGTAAACGTTCAGACAACAGAGATTGTTTATAATCAGAATCCCGTACAAACAATTGAAACAAGAAGTGTCGAG ACCCAAACTATAGTTGAGGAAAAGAAAAAACTAGATGTAGACTACAACAAGTTAgctcaatttttaaaaaaagttaCTCCCGGTATATTGGAAGCTTTAGATGAAGCTGTGGGAACTAATGCATTTGACGATTATGATCCCCAAATCAATGAAAATTCACTTACTAGTCCACAGCTTCTGCAAAAGATTAATAGTATAAATGAAATTGAATcccag atgAAAGTAAGCGATATGAGTTGGAGCATTGGTGGAGGAAATTTAGCTATTTCCTATGGAGTTTCTTATCATGAGACATGGTGTGATCATCTGTCTAAGATACAGCTGCATAATCAGACAAAGGAGGGTGGTTTCACAGATGTTCCACAGAAAACATTAGAGACTAACGCATGTGTCACAGCATTAGCTTATCATCCAACTGAACCATCTATTATAGTAGCTGGTTTATTTAATG GTGATGTTCTTGTCTGGAATTTAAGAGACAATGTATCAGTGACACCAACAACAGTTTGCACTCATGGTGATTCTGTGTCCCAAGTATACTGGAAAGCAAGAACTGTAAATGATGTATCCTTATTAGTGAGCTCTAGTAAAGACGGATATATTTTCATACACAAGATGGTAGCTAACTTTACCATTGCTAAATCCTATAAGCG ACTGAAAATAGCTAAAGAACATAATCCAGTAGAAAACTCAAGGCCACGCAGTGCAGGTGGAACTCGTGAACGAGCTGTTGAATCTGGATTATGCATCACTACTTTCGACTTTTCTTCCAGAGATCCAATATTTTTCATAGTGGGTACCTTATGCGGTGGCATATATAAATGTAGTTTAGATCGCATAGTTCCTATCGAAG GAGATGAAGGTCTCATGGATCCCGTAATAGACGAATATGAGAAACATGAAGGCAGTATTACCAGCGTTAAATGTTCTCCTAAACGTAATATTTTCGTTACGGCTGGCACGGATAAAGAGATGCGAATTTACGATTTTGAGGAG CATGCATGTCTACGATCGATTTCCTTCGAAAATACTGTAGTAGGATTAACATGGATGGCTGGATATCAAGATGTATTGGCAGCCTACGGTGCAGGTCCGACCATAAGACTGTATAATATCGCTGATGGTAGACCCATAACAAATGTGAAGTTTGAGAAAACTGATAGGGAAAATACTAACTGTTTACGTGTAAATTCTAAAAG AGATTTAGTAGCTATAGGAGATACCCAAGGAATTATAGAAATTTGGAAAATCCCACGAAAATTAGTTTAA
- the LOC143183756 gene encoding uncharacterized protein LOC143183756, producing the protein MTNSAPKLNNKVERHGSPNVGVERHHHRSSAIKSSTFFHNGGRAYGRNSTGRLSCSPHCSSKSTRNSPLRYEYSPRGSPTNSFYAGAKFSEPPSPASLPKPPSHWTTRLMSSCQQSDRSCNISNHLKMILNVQA; encoded by the coding sequence ATGACGAATTCGGCACCAAAATTAAACAACAAAGTAGAGCGACATGGTTCGCCAAATGTCGGCGTTGAGCGGCATCATCACCGCTCAAGTGCAATCAAATCGTCAACGTTCTTTCACAATGGTGGAAGGGCCTATGGTAGAAATTCGACTGGTAGATTGAGCTGCAGTCCACACTGTTCGTCCAAAAGTACAAGAAATTCACCGCTACGGTACGAATACAGTCCACGCGGCAGCCCAACGAACAGCTTCTACGCGGGTGCAAAGTTTTCCGAACCGCCGTCTCCTGCGAGCCTTCCCAAACCGCCCAGCCATTGGACTACGAGATTGATGAGCAGTTGTCAGCAATCTGACAGGAGTTGCAATATTTCAAATCATCTTAAGATGATACTAAACGTCCAAGCTTGA